Genomic window (Osmerus eperlanus chromosome 26, fOsmEpe2.1, whole genome shotgun sequence):
AGGTTTCGGACACAAGCACACGAACACTCACCCCGATGcatggacaacacacacacacacacacacaacggtaaATGAGGAGCAATTAATATTCCAGGCTCGGAGAATAACATGTTTTCAGGCAAAGAGAAAAGATAACAAACAGATCTGTGTTCCCATGTTTGATTTCAGGGACATTGAAAAACAACTGCAGAACATGTCAGAGGCTTTCATCATTTGGTCTGTCATTTCccagcttcccccccccccactccccctccctcttatccttctccatcctccctcactcactgtgCCTATTTTCTCTGCCCCAGtttacatacagagagagagggagagacagagacagggagcgaaggagagagaaagagagagagggagagagagagagggagagagagggcatatAGCaaatgatggagggagggagggagggcatagaaagagagagagagagggcatagaaagagagagagagagggcgggagagacagaagagagagagaaagcatgcacaaacacagacagcctTGTGATTGGCTGTGGATGCTGGTGATGAGTCAACGTGAGGGGTATATAAGCCCCGAGCAGCTCTCTGTAGGCACACTCTACTGATCTCTGCCTCCCTACACAGCACCAGACTGTCTACCTGCTACCATGTGCAAAGGACTAACCTATCTGTCTGTCACCTGCCTGGAAAGGTATGCTCAACTCTTCCAGGCTATTTGCTAACTTCCTAGCACAGAAAGAAATACGGCATTTGGATTTTACCGTTTCTATTTTCAATAGACGAGAAGCCGGGATCCTGAATTAGATGTTGTGTAACTGAAATTTCTCAGTTACGAGTGTTTTTTAACAACCCTTTTAACAAGGTTCTCAGATAGGGTGTCCGAGGACTCGGAATGAATTGATCTGATGTGCAATGTTTTTCTTGTTTGCAGGGTGAAGGAATTGAAAGCCAGGTTTGTCAGCATGCTGCAAAAACATGACTGGACTCATGCCAGCAGCAAAGCAGGCAAAAACAGGTAAGGAACAAAGCCTTAACAGGATGTCCAGCATGAGCGTATTGACAATTTCCCATCTTTGTTATGTGTTTTGACGCGAGTCTTAccgtgcctctctcctctcccatccacaGTGCTACCCTTGACGAATGCCTGAGGTGGAGAGAATCTTTCGAAAGGCTCCTGTCGAACAAACGTAAGTCGCAACACACAGAACCGCTCACACGctgaacacacaccaacatccaCCTGCAACCATGACGAACACACACCAAGATCCAGGCAGACACTTACTCTACAGATcacacataacccccccccctccccaaaataAAATTGCCAACACAACTTAATCTACACCAGCACGTTGAACATGCTGCCCACTCCAAAACACTCGCACATTCTACACCACAAAAGCACGACAGCTACGCCTAAATCAAAGCTTTATACACCCAGTATCAAGATGGGGACTATGGCTCATGCATGCGACATCCAGTAGACCCCACAGCAGAGAGCACGTGCAGACAGATTCGACACAACGCAGTCAGTGCTTTCGGCTCTAAAACGAATCCATATCCACATGCTCTGCCCGCACACAAACAGaccgtgcagacacacacactgcacacacaccgccaAGACCACcgcacacccagcacacacaccgccaAGACCGCcgcacacccagcacacacaccgccaAGACCACcgcacacccagcacacacaccgccaAGACCGCcgcacacccagcacacacaccgccaAGACCACcgcacacccagcacacacaccgccaAGACCGCCGCACACCCAGCACGCACACCGCCAAGACCACcgcacacccagcacacacacgctgcaacGACACGCGCGAGCACCTCTCCACAGTGATTAATTCcgggctgcttctctctcctccgttcAGATGGACTGTGTGCCTTCACCGCCTTCCTGGTGTCCGAGTTCAGCGAGGAGAACGTGGCCTTCTACGTGGCCTGCGAGGACTACAGGAAGATCAGGGTGGCTGCCAAGCTCCCTGCCCAAGCCCGGAGCATCTACGACGAGTTCATCGGCTGCGACGCGCCCAGAGAGGTGAGGTTCTAAGCGAACGCAGGAGACCGCATCTCTCCATCCACATATCATACCACAACTGTCCCCTAAACATGGACCTCCCTCGGTCTTGATAGTAACATGGCATGAatgtccccccaccccacactgtTACATGTTATTTCATCGGCAGACTAATGTAAAGAAACGTACACACGACAGCACAAAATGAAGTATCCAAAGTGCATAGGTCTACCAATATATCAgtagtcagagtcaaggaatgaTCTGTATTTCCCAGgaagctaccaggcacagtgcaacatGAACATCCCTTCCAGTGTCTCCTGCATCGCtgacccatcctctctctctccctccctcctcaggtcAACATTGACCACGAGACCCGTGACATCACCAAAGCCAACCTGCAGGCTTCCTCCGCCTCGTGCTTCGACCTGGCCCAGCACAAGATCTACACGCTCATGGAGAAGGACTGCTACCCTCGCTTCCTGCGCTCGCCCGCCTACAGAGACCTGGCCAGCCAGCTCGCCCAGGGGGGCGGGGCCAAGCAGGCACGCCCGGGGAAGAAGGCGTGAGCGTCTTGGGGGGGAAACGGCCGATTGGCGAGATTGAACACCGTCACCCGAAGGGTGGAGTGGAACAAACGAGGCACGCGCTGCAATGGATGGCGCCCAGGGGCTGAGGGCCTCTCAGGGGGCGGGGCATGACGCAGAGCTCCTTGCATGCAGGGGCACCAGAAGCGTGTCGCCTcgtcaggaagaagaggaggggagacaaccGATGGAGACCTCTGCAGGAAGTATTAGAGGATGCATGATGGACAGACTTCCCTACCCAGCCAGGAGACTCTATGGGGTGCTGAAGAACCCTTTCTGACATAttcaggatgggagagaggttCTTTGTACTGGTCTTCGCCTGTAAAAGTGTTGCGGAAAGACAGGAGGAATGAACATGTAGAATGAGATATGAAGAAAAGCTTGTTTCCATATCTCTTAGTCTTTTTCCACATCCTCGACACCTCACATGTTGGTGCATTTGAAATGGAAAAGATATGTATTGACTTCatgtta
Coding sequences:
- the LOC134012895 gene encoding regulator of G-protein signaling 16-like, which encodes MCKGLTYLSVTCLERVKELKARFVSMLQKHDWTHASSKAGKNSATLDECLRWRESFERLLSNKHGLCAFTAFLVSEFSEENVAFYVACEDYRKIRVAAKLPAQARSIYDEFIGCDAPREVNIDHETRDITKANLQASSASCFDLAQHKIYTLMEKDCYPRFLRSPAYRDLASQLAQGGGAKQARPGKKA